The Chanos chanos chromosome 6, fChaCha1.1, whole genome shotgun sequence genome includes a region encoding these proteins:
- the LOC115813975 gene encoding butyrophilin subfamily 1 member A1-like yields the protein MRMIHMILFLHFATLSRSDQFEVVGPVGRLVAVAGEDLVLPCSLKPSISAVDMKVQWSRLHGSDTLVHLYTEHEDRNENQIQSYRGRTALFKEELQKGNTSLKLSRVRVSDEGEYKCFVRSLSWYDDVTTEVRIEAVGTHPVISMEGYDHSGRLSLLCETKGWHPQPEVLWLDSEGEILPAENTETDRDTEGFCVKQRVIVQDSNTNRFFCRVIMRDHMMETEIFIQMDVTLDPDTAHPILILSDDGKEVRRGDRRQNLLDNPERFDTWRNVLGKEGFSSGRFYYEVKVGGKEWDLGVTGESSQRKGNMSLQPEYRYWTICLRNGDEYWANDSPSVRLSLKHNPQRVGVFVDYEEGLVSFDDVEASSHIYSFTGQSFTEKLYPFFGPEVKNKGEISAPQVISPVS from the exons ATGAGGATGATTCACatgattctttttcttcactttgctACATTATCCAGATCAG atcagtttgAGGTTGTTGGTCCAGTTGGTCGTCTTGTTGCTGTAGCTGGTGAAGACctggttctgccctgttctctcaaacccagcatcagtgctgtggacatgaaaGTGCAGTGGAGTAGACTCCATGGATCAGACACTCTagtgcatctgtacacagaacatgaagacagaaatgagaaccAGATTCAGTCCTATAGAGGgaggacagcactgtttaaagaggaactgcagaaaggcaacacttcattaaaactctccagagtgagagtctctgatgaaggagaatATAAATGCTTTGTTCGATCTCTCAGTTGGTATGATGATGTTACTACTGAAGTCAGAATTGAAG CTGTAGGAACCCACCCAGTGATCTCTATGGAGGGCTATGATCATTCAGGAAGACtgagtctactgtgtgaaactAAAGGCTGGCATCCACAGCCTGAAGTTTTGTGGTtggacagtgaaggagagattcTCCCTGCtgagaatacagagacagacagagacacagagggtttctgtgtaaaacaacgtgttattgtacaggacagtaacaccaacagattcttctgtagagtaataatgagaGACCACATGATGGAGACAGAGATTTTCATCCAGA tggatgtgactctggatcctgacACAGCTCATCCCATTCTgatcctgtctgatgatggaAAAGAAGTGAGACGTGGAGACAGACGACAGAATCTCCTtgacaacccagagaggtttgatACATGGCGTAAtgtcctgggaaaggaggggttctcctcagggagattttactatgaggtgaAGGTCGGGGGGAAGGAGTGGGATTTAGGAGTGACGGGGGAATCTTCTCAGCGGAAGGGGAATATGTCTCTGCAGCCCGAGTATAGATACTGGACTATATGTCTGAGGAATGGAGATGAGTATTGGGCAAatgactctccctctgtccgcctctctctgaaacacaacccccagagggtgggggtgtttgtggattatgaggagggtctggtctccttcgatgatgtggaggccagttctcatatctactctttcactggtcagtctttcactgagaaactctatccGTTCTTTGGGCCAGAAGTAAAAAATAAAGGCGAAATCTCAGCCCCACAggtcatctctcctgtcagTTAA
- the kbtbd3 gene encoding kelch repeat and BTB domain-containing protein 3, with translation MFEVNMRERDDGAVTLTNLSPRAVRSFLDFAYSGKVEISEDNVDMLFQLSSFLQISVLSKACSDFLIETLDLRNCLHLLAVAEGYGCARLLNRTTEFITQNFHKLASVPDFLDMPVSVLKQCLTSDALNVPEEESVLRALLLWTSHDLDARQKLLPNLLPLVRLHQLPLEVLEELARSEELLQGDRDCAKIVGEALSRLREFIGFFPDARPSTTESYIYVHKTEENGEIRHAFCYNIRTDRWMELPEQAAQLADMPGSSLAGFGEKLFVTGGCRGNCCRAVRLHIAEPQHDATDEVWCYCPVGGTYTQAPPMLRPRTMHASVTALQRVYVIGGKTHGSREIRSLLDVEFYDPLSRLWKSASPLPRGIYFPEASACGSVIYTLGSEVEISDAFNPSLDCFFSYDAVADQWCHLVAEFGQFFHATLVKAVPVNDTLYLCDLSTYKVYSFCPETCVWKGEGSFECAGFNAGAIGVRDKIYILGGDYSPDEITDEVQVYHSGRSEWEEVTPMPRALTEFHCQVVNFNRYRDPWISEPAETP, from the coding sequence aTGTTTGAAGTGAACATGCGTGAGCGTGACGATGGTGCCGTCACTCTGACCAATCTGTCTCCACGAGCCGTCCGCTCCTTCCTGGACTTTGCATACTCAGGCAAAGTGGAGATCAGTGAAGACAACGTAGACATGCTCTTCCAGCTCTCCTCCTTCCTGCAGATATCTGTCCTGTCCAAGGCCTGCAGCGACTTCCTCATCGAAACGCTCGACCTCCGCAACTGTCTCCACCTGCTGGCTGTTGCCGAGGGTTACGGCTGTGCCCGGCTATTGAATCGCACCACAGAGTTCATCACGCAGAACTTCCACAAGCTTGCCTCCGTGCCGGACTTCCTCGACATGCCGGTGAGCGTCCTGAAGCAGTGTCTGACGTCTGACGCCCTCAATGTTCCTGAGGAGGAGAGCGTTTTACGGGCCCTGCTCCTCTGGACCAGTCACGACCTGGACGCTCGACAGAAGCTGCTGCCGAACCTTCTGCCTCTGGTGCGGCTGCACCAGCTCCCCCTGGAAGTTCTCGAGGAGCTGGCCCGGTCCGAGGAGTTGTTGCAAGGTGACAGGGACTGTGCAAAGATCGTGGGAGAAGCTTTATCCCGCCTGCGGGAATTCATCGGTTTTTTCCCGGACGCCCGACCTTCCACGACGGAGAGCTACATCTACGTCCATAAGACGGAGGAAAACGGCGAGATACGCCACGCCTTCTGCTACAACATCCGCACGGACCGCTGGATGGAGCTGCCCGAGCAAGCCGCCCAGCTGGCCGACATGCCCGGCTCCAGCCTCGCCGGCTTTGGGGAGAAGCTGTTTGTGACGGGCGGTTGTCGCGGCAACTGTTGCCGAGCGGTGCGCTTGCACATCGCCGAGCCGCAGCACGACGCCACGGACGAAGTTTGGTGCTACTGTCCGGTGGGTGGGACTTACACTCAGGCCCCGCCCATGCTCCGCCCTCGCACCATGCACGCGTCCGTCACGGCGCTGCAACGCGTTTACGTGATTGGTGGGAAAACCCACGGCTCGCGAGAGATCCGAAGCTTACTGGACGTGGAGTTCTACGACCCGCTGTCCCGGCTTTGGAAGTCTGCGAGTCCGTTACCAAGAGGCATATACTTCCCTGAGGCCAGTGCTTGTGGCAGCGTCATCTACACCCTCGGCTCAGAGGTGGAGATTTCTGACGCCTTTAACCCCTCGCTGGACTGTTTCTTCAGTTATGATGCCGTAGCGGACCAGTGGTGCCACCTGGTGGCGGAATTCGGTCAGTTCTTTCACGCGACTCTGGTGAAGGCAGTGCCTGTGAATGACACGCTTTACCTGTGTGATCTCTCCACCTACAAGGTGTACAGCTTCTGCCCGGAGACCTGCGTGTGGAAGGGAGAGGGCTCCTTTGAGTGTGCCGGCTTCAACGCAGGAGCCATAGGTGTGCGGGATAAGATCTACATCCTGGGCGGAGACTACTCACCTGATGAGATCACGGATGAGGTTCAGGTGTATCACAGTGGGCGGTCTGAGTGGGAGGAAGTCACGCCCATGCCACGCGCCCTCACTGAATTCCACTGTCAGGTAGTCAACTTCAACCGCTACAGAGACCCCTGGATATCTGAACCCGCAGAGacaccctaa
- the sln gene encoding sarcolipin, with product MDRSAQELFLNFMVVVITVLLMWLLVKSYQD from the coding sequence atggacaggtCCGCACAGGAACTTTTCCTCAACTTCATGGTCGTTGTCATCACTGTGCTTCTCATGTGGCTGCTGGTGAAATCCTATCAGGACTGA